One segment of Streptomyces sp. XD-27 DNA contains the following:
- a CDS encoding DUF503 domain-containing protein, giving the protein MYVGTLSFDILLGDVRSLKEKRSVVRPIVAELQRKYAVSVAEVGDQDLYRRTRIGLAVVSGDTEHIRDVLDRCERFVAARPEVELLSVRRRFHGDHDD; this is encoded by the coding sequence ATGTATGTAGGGACGCTGTCCTTCGACATCCTCCTCGGCGACGTACGGTCGCTGAAGGAGAAGCGCTCCGTCGTCCGCCCCATCGTCGCCGAGCTCCAGCGCAAGTACGCGGTGAGCGTGGCGGAGGTCGGCGACCAGGACCTCTACCGCAGGACCAGGATCGGTCTGGCGGTGGTGTCCGGGGACACGGAGCACATCAGAGACGTACTGGACCGCTGCGAGCGCTTCGTCGCCGCACGGCCGGAGGTGGAGCTGCTGTCGGTGCGACGGCGGTTCCACGGCGATCATGACGACTGA
- the rbfA gene encoding 30S ribosome-binding factor RbfA, with the protein MADNARAKRLADLIREVVAQKLQRGIKDPRLGSHVTITDTRVTGDLREATVFYTVYGDDEERASAAAGLESAKGILRSEVGRAAGVKFTPTLTFVADALPENARTIDDLLTKARASDAKVREASSGATYAGEADPYRKPGDEDEAAE; encoded by the coding sequence GTGGCCGACAATGCGCGGGCGAAGAGGCTGGCGGACCTCATCCGGGAGGTGGTCGCCCAGAAGTTGCAGCGCGGCATCAAGGACCCGCGGCTCGGTTCGCACGTGACCATCACGGACACCCGGGTCACCGGCGACCTGCGGGAGGCGACCGTCTTCTACACGGTCTACGGCGACGACGAGGAGCGGGCCAGCGCGGCCGCCGGGCTGGAGAGCGCCAAGGGCATCCTGCGCTCCGAGGTCGGCCGGGCCGCCGGGGTGAAGTTCACCCCGACGCTCACCTTCGTGGCCGACGCCCTGCCGGAGAACGCCCGGACCATCGACGACCTGCTGACCAAGGCGCGGGCCTCGGACGCCAAGGTGCGTGAGGCGTCCTCGGGCGCCACGTACGCGGGCGAGGCCGACCCGTACCGCAAGCCGGGCGACGAGGACGAAGCCGCGGAATGA
- the truB gene encoding tRNA pseudouridine(55) synthase TruB has protein sequence MKRNATGPDGLVIVDKPSGFTSHDVVAKMRGIARTRRVGHAGTLDPMATGVLVLGVEKATRLLGHLALTEKEYQATIRLGQTTVTDDAEGEVTGSVDAGAVELGAVRDGIAALTGDIQQVPSKVSAIKIDGKRSYKRAREGEDFELPARPVTVSSFVLHDHRVTKAADGTTVLDLDVTVVCSSGTYIRALARDLGSALGVGGHLTALRRTRVGPYSLDAARTLPQLQESLRVMPIAEAAAAAFPRWDVDEEQARLLSNGVRIRVPAAVSESAVGPFAAFAPDGRFLALVEAQGGKAKCLAVFA, from the coding sequence ATGAAGCGCAACGCAACGGGGCCGGACGGTCTTGTCATCGTCGACAAGCCGTCCGGCTTCACTTCCCACGATGTCGTCGCCAAGATGCGCGGCATCGCCCGGACCCGCCGGGTCGGGCACGCGGGCACGCTGGACCCGATGGCGACCGGCGTGCTCGTCCTCGGTGTGGAGAAGGCGACCCGGCTGCTCGGGCACCTGGCGCTCACCGAGAAGGAGTACCAGGCGACGATCCGGCTCGGTCAGACGACCGTGACGGACGACGCCGAGGGCGAGGTCACCGGGTCCGTGGACGCGGGGGCGGTGGAGCTGGGCGCCGTCCGGGACGGCATCGCCGCCCTGACCGGCGACATCCAGCAGGTGCCGTCGAAGGTCAGCGCCATCAAGATCGACGGGAAGCGGTCGTACAAGCGGGCGCGGGAGGGCGAGGACTTCGAGCTGCCCGCCCGCCCGGTGACCGTCTCGTCCTTCGTGCTGCACGACCACCGTGTGACGAAGGCGGCGGACGGCACCACCGTCCTCGACCTCGACGTGACGGTCGTGTGCTCTTCGGGGACGTACATCCGGGCGCTGGCGCGCGATCTCGGGAGCGCGCTCGGGGTCGGTGGCCACCTGACCGCGCTGCGGCGGACGCGGGTGGGCCCCTACAGCCTGGACGCGGCCCGTACGCTGCCGCAGTTGCAGGAGTCGTTGCGGGTGATGCCGATCGCCGAGGCCGCGGCGGCCGCGTTCCCGCGCTGGGACGTGGACGAGGAGCAGGCCCGCCTGCTGAGCAACGGCGTACGGATCCGCGTTCCGGCGGCCGTGTCCGAGAGCGCTGTGGGGCCGTTCGCGGCCTTCGCACCGGACGGCCGCTTCCTCGCCCTCGTCGAGGCGCAGGGCGGCAAGGCGAAGTGCCTGGCGGTGTTCGCGTAG